Part of the Lycium ferocissimum isolate CSIRO_LF1 chromosome 6, AGI_CSIRO_Lferr_CH_V1, whole genome shotgun sequence genome, TTTGAGGATGTGGCCCAACTCTTGAACCCTGATTATTTCCCATTTCAGATCCACTGGTACGAGGAAGATTAGAATCAGAAAAATATTCTCCAACCCTTTCTTGTAAGTGAGGTTGGCTATTAGAGTTATTTAAACCCTCACGAGCAGCTTCCATAGGTCTATTAGAGGAAGAAGAGGccataacttaattcctacataAGGGAAGATCACATTGCATTAGGGACATGTACATGATGCAAATGCGCAATACACGCAACAAAACATGTTAAAAAATGGAAACAAGTATACTAACAAGTCACAAcaaaagtgttatatcccgtgttttagcatatttggagaatttggaaataattgcgacttgtaagaataaggtcatatttTGACTCCAattggtgtgtatgttgttagtTATGGGAATATGGATGCGTAAacatcggagaaggcctaagggcaaaattggaatttcaaaaatttatttcgggaattaccAAATAAGATCTACAACTAaatgggcttggaaaaaaaaaataagaatggAAGCCCAAGGAGGGGGGATGACCGGCCACCTtaggcccaagcccatggattaataaaatccatgtggttaaaaataaataaagggacCAAGTTGTTcatttctagagttttcaagaaatcatcaagataagaaaaaaaaaaaaagaagaaggccattcggccgtgagaaagaaggaagagaaaagaaaagaaaaaaattttccaagcctTTTGctccatccaaaaatcttgttctcctTGAATTCCtagtaagttcaagacgcttgtcaacgtggtataattagtttggcgagaAAGCGACGTTTGTGGCGggtggaagttggaagagaaggtaaggattcatgttctttatatgttatgaaagatttggttgtgttgtagtatggagaattggatagaatttataaaaatatgaaaattccatgatATGGCCGTGTGCTTGCATGTGTTATGTAGCCAAGACTAGTTGAagtttttatgttatattctagttgtaATTGTGGTgtattctatgttggaaatgggAGTTTGATGACTTTGGTTGAGTTGTGAATGTTGAGATGTGACCGTGTGTGAGGTGTgttttggccgtgtgccatgttGTGGTAGAAGTGAAGTGAATTCAAGTTTGGTTAGttgctagttgtgttgttatgatcttAGTGATGCAAATAAAGacttaatgacttgaattggcattgaagttgcttgtatgtaattatgggaatttatgtgaattttgtatgatttttatataatgatggaagtaaggttctaaatatgaattatggttgttgttaataattAGTAGAgaagacaatgtgatttggaagctttgttgtgtttgtagaaggtttggatggaataaggaattgatgggaatacttgaattcgtgaataatgtatggaatgctaatggaatgtatttgtataatcttgcattagttaatgaatatagaaatgTTGACATTAGTTTGATAGTGTGAAGTTGGATGGAAGTTGTTACCTTATGAAGAAAGTAGACCAAATGTGTTATATTGCGATTTGTAGCGATtgttatggttgttgatgttattgttgggttgttgttgattgttttgagccgagttgaatctctgGGATGACATaggtataggggagatgctgcccaaaattttatagacaagtattggtcaaGAATAGGACCTttgagtctcatgaatagtaactggtaaaagtgaccatttgcagatttttgacgaaacgggattggagttttagTAAGCGTAACGGGcaaggaaggtatgtaaagtcttcccttctattctttggcatgttctaaacgtattaggctcggacgcgggccttagatatgactctgtcccctgaaatccgagattgaaatttgcCCCATTTctttcagcgcaattgaactagttTCTTACAAATTGTAATTTAAGCgacttatatgtatgtaactttccccaaatggactcggattgtcccaaaactCTCACGAATGACTCCATAAGacttatgatccataatttgagttcaccacctcgattcaCCCGAGGTGGCCCcacagaatccgagacctcCTACTATGGTGTTAACTGACTCATGTTTACACAATATGCTTAAAGGaatcttgtgatcattgtaccgttgtcaaaTGATCAATACGACGAATCTATAATATTATGATATGCGTTATGATCCCAGAAACATGATTCGATAAAAGTagtcgtgccatccccaaaaagggcctacatatatactatgattGTCGTCCGATTTCTTTGCAGcgatatgtcatttgaattgttccATTTGTTAAGGAACGATCATTCTGATATTCCGTAAGCCTTGTGATATATTTGCTTCGTATGAACGAgctcaaaattcttttttgacataatccgtcacgacatccgaaaggtacgaattatgacttattgttgatttgtctattaagtctggacttgtatgcatatgtttctgcattgatctgttcgtgcaagctatgatatgtcttttcactgagctcgggccaggacatgttctcgtgcgcacttctttgcattattcaccgagtccctcgtacttgcgggccgggacacgttatttgtatgattatgatatgatgatacggggatggtggccggatgGCTCATGATTAtcattcaccgagacccgcaagagaggccggacacgttatgtatacataatagatgattctgacatgcatgattccatattaccgagtcccttaataaagggccgggacacgttgtctgtacatataatatatgattttgttatgcatgatttcacctaccgagtcccttatcagagggccgggacacgacatatgttcatatgatattACATGATCTGATATGCATTGCTTATTCTTGGCACtatgttttctgaggtctcggacaaggtaccACTTTATACTTCGAACCCTGACTATAGCTTTGTCTTTTACATGTCTGTACTCTTACTCTTGACTACGGTTATACTTGttacttttccgctttgcatactcggtacacttccgtactgaccccctgttcttcgggggcgcgcgctacatgccgcggtacggacgcaccgcgtgacaCGCCACCGGCGTAGGATACCCGTCTGTCGTTTGGagtcgctccccttgatccgagcttgtacttttggtatatactcttctttGTCATACATTCTGTACATGtacttatttgggtacggcggggcctgtcccgtcttctgattccgttatgtatgttagaggcctgtagacatgtatgtgggttatggctatgtctgtacagtatatgtacATGTGATATGTTCTGGGAGGTTCCCcccgccatggcagccttgccggctcgcctatatatgtgtatgtgaatATGTTGGCTCTGTagggcctttgttggtattctctgcgtgcaggttaattttgggtagtaagaaaaacagaggaaactctgtccaAACTTTTCTAGATACTTGAGTTACTacttttgggcttttggtacgtacgggtgcccaggtcgggcgctagtcacggcctacggggctgggtcgtgacaaaaagtcCTAGAATCacaaacctaggctctgataccaaaacttgtagcatcccctttgggaggataccacttacgaaacaaaagctaatttcacacttacaacgtttagaagaaatttatgCAAAAGgtattcataaaaatatttaatagtggaaataggcccatgcgaaaaaagttgaaagtgtgacattttttttccatcataCCCTCCGAAAAATTTCTTAGATGAATACAATATCAGAGTATCAATTTAAAATGGTAACGCCCTCCTCAAATAGTCAACACATTAAAGAAACttcattttgaaattatattttcaaatcaacacaaCTGCAGGTCCATAAGATACACGAAACTCAAACTTGCGATTATCATAGAAAACTAGtatcttcctttgtacataattacaagGCAAAATATAAACCCAGTACATGGCATGACTTGGGTTAAAAGCACACCTAAAAACAGCAAAACAAGTCACCAAGTTCGAGTTACAAGCATATGGTCTTGTGTCCAACAAgcctccaaaatttcatacataagtgtgacatatggatcatgtacaagtccccaaaatttTACAAGACCTAGATGCATATGCAAATGCGATATTCACTAAGGCTCCCAAAAAGTCTACTCCAAATGGCCACCTTCAAATCTCCTCCTGAacattacctacgatagaaagcaactatcgctaagcataaagcttagtggcgtataaactttgggcttggagccattagattctccaattcccttatCCGTCGTAGGTAGCTCAATAAGATaataataaatcaagtaaacaagtatatcaaagtatcaaatatcaaaaCCTTAAAGAGTTTCCAAATGTGAAAATCAATATTCAAAGGCTCAAGTGTCAAGAAAacttataattcaattcaagagagtttgtcaaataaaaaatttcacccaatatgtacgtcatgccatcacacaaggcacaatcaatatcaagatggaccgaagccccaaatcaagaagggtcgtcacccaataatcaagagaatcaagagccatgttgaaagtggctttccactcatactcgaaaatggacaaaagtccatcatcaagacgaaatgtaaatccaaagtcaagatgggcaagatccgaatCAAGAGGCATGCCAATATCGGTGACAAATTCACCgcaacaagaaggacaaagtcccaacaagaatgcaaaatgatcaagcaattcgtacaagtgggcgatttagcgaatattttgcaatacttgagaGAATAACCATACGATGTTATAAGATGAAGAGAAAGGAAACAACATCAAGATGCTtcaaaaattctagaaaataaagatattccaagttcaagtttatacacaaaccttggtgtttaccacacaacaagttctaccacAACTCGAGGAGTTCAAATTGTCTACGCCATAGACCAACCAAGGTCCACTTCATCAAACAATtcctcttagcttgtacaagagcatatataacttaaatacacaatcaaacATCTACTTAAGCTCAATGGTTTCAGCATGTTGAAACTACACATGAAATCagtgaaaatcaccctaaactatcaaaacagGAATTCTGGACAGTACTACTGTCTTGTATTGTCGCTCAGCTTCAAAGGGGTAAACAgcaaaaatagactttgtggcattaatgaaagttgtagatatatgtcttggggttTCAGAGAAATTTAAATCAATCCTATAGAAGTTTTGTGCTACaatatatgctcaaaatactaataGAAGTACATATAGGGTTTGCAAAATAGAAATACACAAAGACACGCCtgtacttcatcaccccttttcgagtaaatacaagcaaaactaGGTTTCGGAGCCTGAACAAAAGTTGTAGGGATATAAAATAGCTTTCTATAACATATTGGatcacttaaaactaaattttatacaaggaGATATGTTGAAAACACTAACAACTGTCCAGTTCAAAAATGGGTTCTGAACTTACCTCAAtcgtgtggagtagtttgtggctcaaccaaaacaagtcttgatgattgatttagtgGGAGAATTTGATGAGTGGAGAGGGGTTTTAcgattttattttcttggagaAAACGAAATTGGGGGTGGTAGAGAGGATAAGAGCCCAAAAAGATATTATATACTCCCTAAGATAAggattaaagaaaataataaaataaaataaaagggctGCCCacttttatgtatatctattgtatttcataataaatttaTCAAGAGGATGATAAGTGGTAAACATAAAAACATCACGAAACTTCCTTGTAaataggccaaacccatcggtAGACatctgtggtcgtccacttctttcacttgagcacctaaagtggactttgtttcatttagacacctcAGGTGGGCAATACCTGTTCTAGTTAGACAATTTTTGCACTGTTGGCATGTCGCGTGTTATCAGTCAAAAAAACGCGCgtgtaacctttttttttaatcctatGTGGCAGCCAACGGTATTATTACTTCcccttttatatatatcatCTTCTCCACTGCAAAATAAAATCCAATTTAGCCCTAATTTTAGCCCCTTTTTACGATCAATTTTTCCCTCAAATTTAAGCTAATATTTTCTGGTTCTTGCTAATATTTTCTGCTTCATCTCGTTCGTTCTTCCATTGCTGTTACTATTATGTCGAGCTTATCGGACTCTTTCATGGAGTTTTTTGATGAACATGCCCGATATTGTAGATGTGGTAATGAAGCATTATTAAAGACTTCTTGGATCCAATTAAACTCAGGTCGCAGATTTTTATGTTGTAAAATACCAAAGGTAAACTTATATCTTCATTCATtccttatttaattatttattagataATTAAATGTTGGGTTGAAAATTGGTTTTGTAGAAAATGGGTGGTTGTGATTATTTCTTTTGGATTGAAGATAGGCACCCTACGCGCAAGCAAATAGGGTGATGTGGGGTTTGTTGAAGAAAGTGAAGGCTTTTGAGGAGAAAAGAATTCGAGCAAGAAATATGCTCATTGTTGCTGGTTTTGTGATGCTCGGGATATGGAAAATCAAGCCAAATTGTTAGATGGAGCAGTACAATATGTGCTCCTTAAGTACTTGCCTTTTGCTAAGTTGTGTAGTTGTAATATTGTTAGGATTGTTGGAATGTAATTTGGTTACTGCATTGTTGTGACAATTTTGTATTTTGGCATGGCTGAACTTTGGCCAACAGTCACTCATGTAAACCAAAGATTTTGAGTGAAATGTTGTTTTGTCTATACTGTATTTGCCAACAATGCTCTGTTTTGAGCTCACATAGTTGCATAAAAACCTGGCCTGCTTCCAATAAGTTTATGCTACATATTATTGGCAACAACAGGTAGGTCAATGTTAGTCAACACCAACAGCAGCTATAATTACATTAGCAGAACTGTTTAAACACCAACAACAGGTATATAATGGGCACAAACTAACCCCAAATAGTATCTAATATATTAACATGCTCAAGAATGAGCCCAAAGTTATCATACAAGTAGCCAAAAGCAAACATTAAAATACTGCAAATTGTTTACTGCTACATACAAGTAGCAGATTGCCAAAATAACCATCCAAAAAGAGAAATTGTTTGGTGCCATATTACATTGCCAATTAAGTACTACATCCTATCCTAATACTgctaattcttcttcttcttcttcttcttcttgtttgcCATCTGCTTCAATTGGGGGCCAGTGACAGCTTCCTTGTTTTTCCATCTCAATCCTCTAGCTTTATAACCAAGGTCTATACCTGTTGGACTTGCATCCTTGTAAGCTGAACCAGTTTCTAGAATCCTTTGGCTTGATGTTCCTGGCTGCATTTTAGCAGATAAATGAAGCATAGTCAGTTTTGTTACATGTAGTTGTGTTTTAGAGACCAAAGTTAGAATTGACTTACATTTAGTATTTGAGTTCCACTTGTACTTGTGTATATGCCAAATCCAACATCAACTGCCCTCTTATGTCCCCTACTTGCAGGTTCCTCTCCAGTTGCAACCTTGGCTCTCTTCAATCCCAAAGAACTTGTCTTCTTCTAGGAGGTAGTTGACTTGTTATTCCTCTTGTAATAGGAATACTTGTATCTGTAGGTGGGGCTGGCTGGTTTGAGCTTCTAACTCTTTTTGATTGATTCACCCTTCTAACTCTAGTTGTATCATCACAAATGGCTAAGCGTAGGTGTAAAAATTTGGCTTAAGCTTGTAGGTGCGGTTTGGCTAGGTGCTTCTGCAGGTCTTGTAAACTTTGGCTAGGTGCTTCGCACTCGGCACAACTCACGCATATTTAAAGGCAAGAACCAACTTAAAAACCCAAAATACATGATAAACAAGTTAACCAACTCAAAGAAAACTATTTTACCTTGcaatatttcttgttatgtcctTGTTGATGACACTTTGAACAAGTTATTTTCCCCCCTTTTCTGGACACCTTTCCATACCTCATCTTTTTTGGTTCATCTTTgccttttgttcttttcttcttcaGCCTGCCAGGCATTGGTTTAGGTGCAAAAGGCTCAATCTTTGGATTGTTTGCTTCAGGCAACATCTTCATATTTGGAATTGGTTGGACGAAATGACTATATGCCTTTAAGAATGTATCCTTCCTATACCAATACTCCACAAAGTGTTCAGGCTCTAGTTCTATGTGGTAGTATGCACAAACAAAGATTTGGCATGGAATTCCTCTCGGTTGCCAAGTTCTACAACTACAACTCTTAGTACTCATGTTAACCGTATGCCTATACTCACCCTCTCCAATCTCAAATCCAACATCGACATTCCAAAGAACCTTGTAGCCCCTAGCCATTTCCTTATTATCCTCTAAGGTAAGTCTAACCATAGGTGAAATCTCAGATATCCAAGTGTTGGCAAACTTAATCATATCACATTTTCTAGTCATTATCTTTCTCCTAATTTCCTCCAACATGGTTATAATTGATTTGTGTCTACAAGACAAGATCCATGAATTGAAGGTCTCACACATGTTATTCTCAACAACATCAGACTTAGAATGCTCTTTAAAGTATGCCCTCACCCATGATTTTTCTACGGATAATGCAATAAATCAAAGACAAATATCATTACCAAGTTTGCTCATTTTATCAAGCTCGACCTcgaatttcacttcaaaactgGCCTTAGAACAtctcaaaaattgttttcttctctcttcACCTTTCCATTCTTGATGCCAATTGGACCAAATGTGTCTTGCACATCTCCTATACTCAGCATCGGGTAACAATTCTTCTACGGCAGCATGAAAACccttcaaagaaaagaaattattaaataaaaactcAACAGTAAGAAATAGTAAGAAATTAAACAAGTTACTATGTAAATTACCTTTTGCATGTTTGCTATCACAGTAAGACCATCTCCAGTACCCAACTGCAGATCCTCTTtcaagtaattaatgaaaaaactCCAACTATGCTAACTGCACAGGCTATAGGAAACATCTGATTGTTTCCATTCTTGCCAACTGCTACTAGCAGTTCACCTTTACAAGCACCCTTTAGAAAACACCCATCAAAACCTATTATTCTCCTACAACCTTCCATCCACCCCTTCTTCAATGCATCCAAGCAGCATATAGAAGTACACAAACAAATTCTTCCCCCGGACAACTTTCTCTCGTCCATCCTCACCCAAACAAACTACCAGGATTTGTCCGTTTTATCATATCAAAGATAGTCACACAATCTTGCAAACTCTAAATTCTAATCACCCATAGACTCTCTTAGTATCTGCATTTTAGCTCTGTAGCAAATTATCCTACCAACATAAAGTCCTAACTTATCCCTGCATATGTCTTGTATTTCCCATATTCTCAAAGATGGTCGCTTAATTATTTCATCCTTAAATCTAGCGACAAGCCATTTAGTGTTGCACATTTTGTTCTTGTTAGAAGTTGTACACTTGTGTACAGGATGGTAGCTCTTAATCATAAAGTCACCGAATCTCTATCTCATTAAAGATAACACAACCACTTGCACCGTTTGTTACCCTTACACCGAGCCCTTACTTTACCAGGTTGATTAGGCCTTAACTTAAGCCTAACTTTGTATTCTATTGCATAATCAACCAATGCTTTCGTAaatactttttcattttcaaaaaccATACCAAGTTCAAAAATAGCAACTACACAAGCTGGATCATACATGACCTTTGTGCTCTTCCTTCTTGCTGGTAGATCAACAGCCCTTACAAAGATCAGCATCTAACTCATCATCACTACCACAATCTGAACTGTCAATATAATCCTCATCTCCACCTAATCTTCCCACATACGTAAGTGGACTTATTTCTACCAATATCTTCAAAGCCTCTATCAACACCAAATTTCACCTAGTGGTATTTCCTCTGTgttagttttttttcttctaggaTTGGGGTTCCTTTTACTCCTCTTTTCAGCTCTAAGGTTTCTCAATTCTTCATCAACATCTGAATCATCAAGATCTGGAAAATCTGATTCAGAACTACTAGCAACATCTGATTGATCCCCATTTGTTGCAGCCCCATTCAGAATTGTTTCACCATCATTCAGATCTGTTTCAAAGACCATTCAGATCTGTTTCACCCCCATTCAAATTTGTTTCACCCCCATTTGGATCTGTTTCACCCCTATTTGGATCTGTTTCACCCACATTTGGAATTGGAAATGTTTCAACCTCCTTTTGAAGTGTTTCAGCCTCCTTTGGAGGTGTTTCAGCCTCCTTTGGAAATGTTTCAGCCCCATCTGGAACATTTACATtagtatttatacccctcccaCCCACATGTGTTGCTCTAGCTACATCAGTGCCACATGAGTCATTAATACAGTCATCACCCTCTAGCCCTATCAACAATCCAATTGGTTGTGGCAACTCCTCCACCTCATCAATGCCATGGAccacaaacacatcaaactcaTCACCATGTTTTAAGTCATTCACAATCCCTAGTAATTGTCTATCAGAAGTAAGCTGAACAAAGGCACTATCATCAACTTTTTTGCAGTAGAATCCAAGGACATTTGTGTACCTAAGATCTTTAGTGTATGCTTCCAACTCAACAAGACTAAAATGGTCTTTATCGATAGCAGCACCAAAGACCTCTAATTCCCCTTTGTACGTGGGACCCACTATAGGGTCTTCCACAACTGTACCCCCATGGTGAAAACAAGTAAGAATATAGTCGTCCATTATATTCCCCAACACCCCATAACACACAAGCAACAAGGAAATACCCAAAAAAACATGAACTTTAACACTGAAATTCCCAAATAAACCCTAGTAAACAAATAAAGTGATAACAACCATTTTCGTACTAAAACACCCTAATttaaacacaatatagcatacaAACATGAGAAAA contains:
- the LOC132061319 gene encoding uncharacterized protein LOC132061319; protein product: MLEEIRRKIMTRKCDMIKFANTWISEISPMVRLTLEDNKEMARGYKVLWNVDVGFEIGEGEYRHTVNMSTKSCSCRTWQPRGIPCQIFVCAYYHIELEPEHFVEYWYRKDTFLKAYSHFVQPIPNMKMLPEANNPKIEPFAPKPMPGRLKKKRTKGKDEPKKMRYGKVSRKGGKITCSKCHQQGHNKKYCKVK